The following are encoded together in the Dyella terrae genome:
- a CDS encoding type VI lipase adapter Tla3 domain-containing protein: MLDSLQHKAPTGTSRLETLDVLSVGLSVDVFRQGQAWGALQQQAAAQPNSLHVGSALPMDPKKYPSNADDKDVAYEKRELDALELGLRDFPEKWSIPTVTVVRGWSSDIPNPRVPIDMTQNMLGTLVDRLRPDAGLHWHRIRNLPNGIACDDDPEFVIESIFQLFERSPDLPAVLIYVDEGFNMQAALSSKNVSLQSIKGGLDGPREPGELTDSMVALVVGRRERINWLRFFAPYTKVNKNPVDPEFTGWARPAKQTFVPTPYIPQPFTKRALEQWDALKTLAVLHRPVTVSLDNPAKPGTRLKSEALATALADGWKKAIDGVTPSPARVFYDGGPKPVTPPLAELTPALKVAGSSVDLLDSKESYDLTQRLGDTGAASPFVGIALATMATYLNADTSIVIPLRRNDEATLITITSATPGKKPAGDPFGVNLLPQTASSEKPSARIRAELADQWRQEEARRNPTIRPIDQEQIARDKQALDDFIAGGPGVDLDKP; encoded by the coding sequence ATGCTCGATTCACTGCAGCACAAAGCACCTACCGGTACCTCACGTCTGGAAACGCTGGATGTGCTCAGTGTTGGTCTGAGTGTGGACGTGTTTCGTCAGGGACAGGCGTGGGGTGCGTTGCAGCAGCAGGCTGCGGCGCAGCCCAACAGCCTTCACGTGGGTTCCGCTTTGCCGATGGACCCGAAAAAATATCCATCGAACGCTGACGACAAGGATGTTGCGTATGAGAAGCGTGAGCTTGATGCGCTGGAGTTGGGGTTACGTGATTTTCCTGAAAAGTGGTCCATCCCTACGGTGACGGTGGTGCGCGGCTGGAGTTCGGATATTCCCAACCCGCGCGTTCCTATCGATATGACGCAAAACATGCTGGGCACATTGGTGGATCGTTTGCGTCCGGACGCAGGGCTGCACTGGCACCGCATTCGCAACTTGCCCAACGGCATTGCTTGCGATGACGACCCGGAGTTTGTCATTGAAAGCATTTTTCAGTTGTTCGAGCGCAGTCCTGATTTGCCGGCGGTGCTGATCTACGTTGATGAGGGCTTCAATATGCAGGCGGCACTGTCGAGCAAAAATGTAAGCCTTCAATCCATCAAAGGTGGGTTAGATGGCCCGCGCGAACCCGGCGAACTCACCGACAGTATGGTCGCCCTCGTCGTGGGTCGTCGCGAACGCATCAACTGGTTGCGCTTCTTTGCACCGTACACCAAGGTCAACAAGAACCCGGTCGACCCAGAGTTCACTGGCTGGGCACGGCCGGCCAAGCAAACCTTTGTGCCGACGCCCTACATCCCCCAACCCTTTACCAAGCGCGCGCTGGAACAATGGGATGCACTGAAAACGCTCGCCGTGCTGCATCGCCCGGTGACCGTGTCGCTGGATAACCCCGCCAAGCCCGGCACACGCTTGAAGAGCGAAGCGCTTGCCACGGCCTTGGCCGACGGCTGGAAAAAAGCCATCGACGGTGTCACACCATCACCGGCACGCGTGTTCTACGACGGCGGCCCCAAGCCCGTCACCCCACCGCTGGCTGAACTGACGCCCGCCCTCAAAGTCGCCGGCAGCAGCGTGGATCTGCTCGATTCCAAGGAAAGCTACGACCTCACCCAGCGCCTGGGCGACACCGGTGCGGCCTCGCCATTCGTCGGCATCGCGCTAGCCACCATGGCGACCTATCTCAACGCCGACACCAGTATCGTGATACCGCTGCGTCGCAACGACGAAGCCACGCTGATCACCATCACCTCCGCCACACCAGGCAAGAAACCCGCAGGCGATCCCTTCGGCGTCAACCTGCTGCCGCAGACTGCCAGCAGCGAGAAGCCCTCCGCCCGCATACGCGCCGAACTGGCAGATCAATGGCGCCAGGAAGAAGCCCGCCGCAACCCCACCATACGCCCCATCGATCAGGAGCAGATCGCCCGCGACAAGCAGGCGCTGGACGACTTTATTGCCGGTGGGCCGGGCGTGGATTTGGACAAGCCTTGA
- a CDS encoding type VI lipase adapter Tla3 domain-containing protein, translating into MLDSLQYKAPTDTSRLETLDVLSVGLSVDVFRQGQALGALQQQDAVQASSLHVGSALPMDSKKYPVTADDKDMAYSKRKLDALELALRDFPEKWSIPTVTVVRGWSPETPNPRLTADDVNEMLTTMVDGLRPDAGLHWHRIRSLPNGIACDDDPEFVIESIFQLFERSPDLPAVLIYTVDGFNMQAALSSKNVSLRSIKGGGTGPRESGELTDSMVALVVGRRERINWLRFYAPYTKVNKNPIDPEFTGWARPPKQTFVSTTYIPQPFTKRALEQWDALKTLAVLHRPVTVSLDNPAKPGTRLKNEALVTALADGWKKAIDGVTPSPARVFYDGGPKPVAPPLAELTPALKVAGSSVDLLDSKESYDLTQRLGDTGAASPFVGIALATMATYLNADTSVVIPLRHNDEATLITITSATPGKKPAGDPFGVNLLPQTASSEKPIGEIQNRWAAPWLQATARQTTMRPIDSDVGLYSP; encoded by the coding sequence ATGCTCGATTCACTGCAGTACAAAGCGCCCACCGATACCTCGCGTCTGGAAACGCTGGATGTGCTTAGCGTCGGCTTGAGCGTGGATGTGTTTCGTCAGGGGCAGGCGTTGGGTGCGCTTCAGCAGCAGGATGCGGTGCAGGCCAGCAGCCTTCACGTTGGGTCTGCTTTGCCGATGGACTCGAAGAAATATCCTGTCACGGCCGATGATAAGGATATGGCGTACAGCAAGCGAAAGCTCGATGCATTAGAGCTTGCTTTGCGGGATTTTCCCGAAAAATGGTCGATCCCCACGGTTACAGTGGTGCGTGGCTGGAGCCCGGAGACACCCAATCCTCGTCTCACGGCGGATGACGTAAATGAGATGCTCACCACGATGGTCGATGGCTTACGCCCAGATGCTGGTTTGCACTGGCACCGTATTCGCAGCTTGCCCAATGGTATTGCTTGCGATGACGACCCTGAGTTTGTTATCGAAAGCATCTTTCAGTTGTTCGAGCGCAGTCCTGATCTGCCTGCGGTGCTGATCTATACCGTTGACGGTTTCAACATGCAGGCTGCACTGTCTAGTAAGAACGTGAGTCTAAGGTCCATCAAAGGAGGCGGCACAGGCCCCCGCGAATCCGGTGAACTCACCGACAGCATGGTCGCTCTCGTTGTGGGGCGCCGCGAACGCATCAACTGGTTGCGGTTCTATGCGCCGTACACCAAAGTCAACAAGAACCCGATCGATCCGGAGTTCACTGGTTGGGCGCGCCCGCCCAAGCAAACTTTTGTATCGACGACCTACATCCCCCAGCCCTTTACCAAGCGCGCGCTGGAGCAATGGGATGCGCTGAAAACACTCGCCGTGCTGCATCGTCCGGTGACTGTGTCGTTGGATAACCCCGCCAAGCCCGGCACACGCCTGAAGAACGAAGCGCTTGTAACGGCATTGGCCGATGGCTGGAAAAAAGCCATCGACGGTGTCACGCCATCACCGGCACGTGTGTTCTACGACGGTGGCCCCAAGCCCGTAGCCCCACCGCTGGCTGAACTGACGCCCGCCCTCAAAGTCGCCGGCAGCAGCGTGGATCTGCTCGATTCCAAGGAAAGCTACGACCTCACTCAGCGTCTGGGCGACACCGGTGCGGCCTCGCCATTCGTGGGCATCGCACTGGCCACCATGGCCACCTATCTCAACGCCGATACCAGCGTGGTGATACCGCTGCGCCATAACGACGAGGCCACGCTGATCACCATCACCTCCGCCACACCGGGCAAGAAACCCGCTGGCGATCCCTTCGGCGTCAACCTGCTGCCGCAGACCGCCAGCAGCGAGAAGCCGATCGGCGAGATTCAAAACCGCTGGGCAGCACCGTGGCTACAGGCTACCGCGCGCCAGACGACTATGCGCCCCATCGATTCGGACGTCGGCTTGTACTCACCTTGA
- a CDS encoding PAAR domain-containing protein — protein MLFPGKRPVREGDTTTHGGTVLNASHLWRIGGRRVVQVGDAVMCPSCGHTTIVEGDPLLRMAGVSVALHGHRTSCGALLLASLQG, from the coding sequence GTGCTGTTTCCAGGTAAGCGCCCCGTGCGCGAGGGCGATACAACAACGCACGGTGGCACCGTGTTGAATGCATCGCATCTTTGGCGGATCGGCGGTCGCCGCGTTGTGCAGGTTGGCGACGCCGTGATGTGCCCTTCATGCGGGCATACCACCATTGTGGAAGGTGATCCGCTGCTGCGGATGGCAGGTGTATCGGTGGCGCTGCATGGTCACCGCACCAGTTGCGGCGCTTTGTTGCTAGCCAGCCTTCAGGGTTGA